One window of the Xiphophorus hellerii strain 12219 chromosome 15, Xiphophorus_hellerii-4.1, whole genome shotgun sequence genome contains the following:
- the ppp1r13bb gene encoding protein phosphatase 1, regulatory subunit 13Bb isoform X4 codes for MMPMILTVYLSDGEQTAAEVPITPETTCRDVVEFCKEPGESGCHLAEVWRGNERAIPFEHMMYEHLQKWGPRKQEVKFFLRHEDSPTESSDQGSQQSQDQTGRRTGNAGEKHNENGVGNQRVELTLSELQEMATRQQQQIEAQQQMLVAKEQRLRYLKQQERRQQQTVSESEKLQRLKERVESQEAKLKKIRAMRGQVDYSKVINGNLSAEIEQVTSLFQEKQAELQTAVLRVEQLSLQLEDLRRGKLNGIQTGLGGQVTGAAALELRKLYQELQIRNKLNQEQNSKLQQQKELLNKRNMEVTLMDKRISELRERLYKKKAEARQKENLPLNRANGPPSPQPAPGTLGRVAAVGPYIQVPVPSRQDGGYTLPPDPLKPQTLGVNNQANQGRPKSDGVRKPPGPWKVSDLDIVVDPVLPSFPESHPGPGASSGSDGTSRKSSTTLKPPERRDSGSDSQGKSPTSGSPVTPNAEKVLDPKLAVSSPAITKPQPPPYGSHLTSANIASSLERRKDAPPPRPLPAPPAPAWPRVPSSTGSSSQQIQQRISVPPSPTFQPNVPLFPPALSERLDHPPAVAVRPFIPDRGTRPQSPRKGPPTVNSSSIYHMYLQHAAPKSQPLKPAVKAVYGKPVLSSSSTPASPLPYVQAGGAFPALQGLAGSDDSVDGELDDPESFQPSAPPPSVENIPRPLSPTKLTPMVHSPLRYQSDADLEVLRKKLANAPRPLKKRSSITEPEGPSGPNIQKLLYQRFNTLAGGIEGNGGSGSGGSNGGGNGTPFYQPAIPPGYLGGDSLADTNNGNLLPETQLPPPPGGEEPGSEASSTNDANDNEPKAPEGVADPGEEEEPEDDNNNNTGGSEASLPSPVPEVSSPEESGIAVSQPLEKRTNLKKPDSERTGHGFRVKFNPLALLLDASLEGEFDLVQRIIYEVENPSTPNDEGITPLHNAVCAGHHHIVKFLLDFGVNVNAADSDGWTPLHCAASCNSVHLCKLLVESGAAIFASTISDVETAADKCEEMEEGYIQCSQFLYGVQEKLGVMNKGTVYALWDYEAQSPDELSFKEGDAITILRRQDENETEWWWSRLEDKEGYVPRNLLGLCPRIKPRQRSLA; via the exons GGAGTCAGCAGTCGCAGGATCAAACTGGTCGCAGAACTGGCAACGCTGGAGAGAAGCACAATGAGAATGGG gTGGGGAATCAGCGTGTGGAGCTCACGCTGTCAGAGCTGCAGGAGATGGCCACCCGGCAGCAGCAACAGATCGAGGCTCAGCAGCAGATGCTTGTTGCAAag gagCAACGTTTGCGTTACCTGAAGCAGCAGGAAAGGCGGCAGCAGCAAACCGTGTCTGAGAGCGAGAAGCTGCAGAGGCTCAAGGAGCGCGTGGAGAGCCAGGAGGCGAAGCTCAAAAAGATCCGAGCTATGAGAGGCCAGGTGGACTACAGCAAGGTCATCAACGGCAACTTGT CGGCAGAGATCGAACAAGTCACCAGTTTGTTTCAAGAGAAGCAGGCTGAGTTGCAGACGGCCGTGCTGAGGGTGGAGCAGCTCAGCCTGCAGCTGGAAGACCTACGAAGAGGAAAGCTCAACGGCATACAGACCGGCCTGGGTGGCCAAGTGACCGGCGCAGCGGCCTTGGAGCTCAGAAAGCTTTACCAAGAACTTCAG ATTCGGAACAAGCTGAACCAGGAGCAGAACAgcaagctgcagcagcagaaggagCTTCTGAACAAGCGCAACATGGAAGTGACGCTCATGGACAAGCGGATCAGCGAGCTGCGGGAACGCCTCTACAAGAAAAAAGCTGAGGCACgtcaaaaagaaaatctccct CTCAATAGAGCCAATGGGCCTCCCTCCCCCCAACCGGCCCCTGGTACTCTGGGTCGGGTTGCTGCTGTTGGGCCCTACATCCAGGTTCCAGTACCAAGCCGACAGGATGGGGGCTACACCTTACCGCCTGACCCTCTGAAGCCTCAAACACTGGGTGTGAATAACCAAGCCAACCAGGGTCGTCCTAAATCAG ACGGTGTGCGAAAGCCTCCCGGTCCTTGGAAAGTGTCTGATTTAGACATCGTTGTGGACCCGGTACTCCCGTCCTTTCCAGAGTCACACCCGGGCCCCGGAGCCTCCAGTGGCTCTGACGGCACGTCCC GCAAGTCCAGCACAACTTTGAAACCTCCTGAGAGACGAGACTCAGGGTCCGACAGTCAGGGCAAGAGCCCCACCTCAGGCTCCCCCGTCACCCCAAATGCAGAAAAG GTGCTAGATCCAAAACTTGCTGTGTCCTCCCCTGCCATAACCAAGCCGCAGCCGCCGCCGTACGGATCCCACCTCACCTCCGCAAATATAGCCAGCTCCTTGGAGCGCCGCAAAGATGCACCGCCCCCGCGGCCCCTTCCAGCCCCCCCGGCGCCCGCGTGGCCCCGTGTGCCGTCCTCCACCGGCTCCTCCTCTCAGCAGATCCAGCAGCGGATCTCTGTGCCGCCGAGTCCCACCTTCCAGCCCAACGTTCCGCTCTTCCCTCCCGCGCTGAGCGAGCGTCTGGATCATCCGCCCGCCGTGGCAGTGCGCCCCTTCATCCCGGACAGAGGAACGCGGCCTCAGTCGCCCCGCAAGGGCCCACCTACCGTGAACTCTAGCTCCATTTATCACATGTATCTGCAGCATGCTGCGCCAAAGAGCCAACCGCTGAAGCCTGCTGTTAAAGCAG TCTATGGGAAGCCTGTTCTCTCCTCCAGCTCGACACCAGCATCCCCCCTGCCTTACGTCCAGGCAGGTGGAGCATTCCCGGCGCTCCAGGGCCTAGCCGGCAGTGACGACTCTGTGGACGGAGAACTTGACGATCCGGAGAGCTTCCAACCATCGGCACCTCCTCCCAGTGTGGAGAATATTCCACGGCCACTCAGTCCCACGAAGCTTACGCCTATGGTTCATTCCCCACTCCGTTACCAGAGCGACGCAGACCTGGAAGTGCTCCGTAAAAAGCTAGCCAACGCTCCTAGACCACTGAAAAAGCGGAGCTCGATCACAGAACCCGAGGGCCCCAGCGGACCCAACATTCAGAAACTTCTCTACCAGAGGTTTAACACTTTGGCTGGAGGCATAGAGGGAAATGGTGGCAGTGGATCAGGTGGGAGTAATGGCGGCGGTAATGGAACGCCGTTTTATCAGCCGGCTATTCCACCTGGATACCTGGGAGGCGATTCGCTGGCTGACACAAACAACGGCAACCTCCTCCCTGAGACGCAGCTACCGCCACCACCAGGAGGGGAGGAACCAGGCTCTGAGGCTTCCTCTACCAACGACGCCAATGACAACGAACCCAAGGCACCAGAAGGAGTTGCGGATCCAGGCGAGGAGGAGGAACCGGAGgacgacaacaacaacaacacaggaGGCTCTGAGGCATCTCTGCCCAGCCCGGTGCCAGAAGTCAGCAGTCCAGAGGAGAGCGGGATAGCAGTCTCTCAACCGCTG gaGAAGCGCACAAACCTGAAAAAACCCGACTCTGAGCGCACCGGTCATGGCTTCAGAGTCAAGTTTAATCCTTTAGCCCTGCTGCTTGATGCGTCACTAGAGGGAGAGTTTGATCTGGTTCAGAGGATCATCTATGAG GTGGAGAATCCCAGCACTCCCAACGATGAGGGCATCACACCTCTGCACAACGCAGTGTGTGCAGGACACCACCACATCGTCAAGTTCCTGCTAGATTTCGGTGTGAATGTCAATGCGGCAGACAGCGACGGATG GACTCCTCTTCACTGTGCCGCCTCCTGCAACAGTGTTCATCTCTGCAAACTGTTGGTGGAGTCAGGAGCCGCCATCTTTGCAAGCACCATTAGTGATGTGGAGACGGCAGCAGACAAATGTGAGGAAATGGAGGAGGGCTACatccagtgttcccagtttTTATACG gtgttcaggagaagctgggtGTGATGAACAAGGGCACGGTGTACGCTCTTTGGGACTACGAAGCCCAGAGTCCAGATGAGCTGTCGTTCAAGGAGGGAGACGCCATCACAATCCTGCGGCGGCAAGACGAAAATGAAACGGAGTGGTGGTGGTCACGGCTGGAGGACAAGGAGGGCTACGTGCCCCGCAACCTGCTCGGG CTTTGTCCTCGAATTAAGCCTCGTCAGCGCTCCCTGGCGTAA
- the ppp1r13bb gene encoding protein phosphatase 1, regulatory subunit 13Bb isoform X3 → MMPMILTVYLSDGEQTAAEVPITPETTCRDVVEFCKEPGESGCHLAEVWRGNERAIPFEHMMYEHLQKWGPRKQEVKFFLRHEDSPTESSDQGSQQSQDQTGRRTGNAGEKHNENGVGNQRVELTLSELQEMATRQQQQIEAQQQMLVAKEQRLRYLKQQERRQQQTVSESEKLQRLKERVESQEAKLKKIRAMRGQVDYSKVINGNLSAEIEQVTSLFQEKQAELQTAVLRVEQLSLQLEDLRRGKLNGIQTGLGGQVTGAAALELRKLYQELQIRNKLNQEQNSKLQQQKELLNKRNMEVTLMDKRISELRERLYKKKAELNRANGPPSPQPAPGTLGRVAAVGPYIQVPVPSRQDGGYTLPPDPLKPQTLGVNNQANQGRPKSDGVRKPPGPWKVSDLDIVVDPVLPSFPESHPGPGASSGSDGTSPNDTGWPTIGKSSTTLKPPERRDSGSDSQGKSPTSGSPVTPNAEKVLDPKLAVSSPAITKPQPPPYGSHLTSANIASSLERRKDAPPPRPLPAPPAPAWPRVPSSTGSSSQQIQQRISVPPSPTFQPNVPLFPPALSERLDHPPAVAVRPFIPDRGTRPQSPRKGPPTVNSSSIYHMYLQHAAPKSQPLKPAVKAVYGKPVLSSSSTPASPLPYVQAGGAFPALQGLAGSDDSVDGELDDPESFQPSAPPPSVENIPRPLSPTKLTPMVHSPLRYQSDADLEVLRKKLANAPRPLKKRSSITEPEGPSGPNIQKLLYQRFNTLAGGIEGNGGSGSGGSNGGGNGTPFYQPAIPPGYLGGDSLADTNNGNLLPETQLPPPPGGEEPGSEASSTNDANDNEPKAPEGVADPGEEEEPEDDNNNNTGGSEASLPSPVPEVSSPEESGIAVSQPLEKRTNLKKPDSERTGHGFRVKFNPLALLLDASLEGEFDLVQRIIYEVENPSTPNDEGITPLHNAVCAGHHHIVKFLLDFGVNVNAADSDGWTPLHCAASCNSVHLCKLLVESGAAIFASTISDVETAADKCEEMEEGYIQCSQFLYGVQEKLGVMNKGTVYALWDYEAQSPDELSFKEGDAITILRRQDENETEWWWSRLEDKEGYVPRNLLGLCPRIKPRQRSLA, encoded by the exons GGAGTCAGCAGTCGCAGGATCAAACTGGTCGCAGAACTGGCAACGCTGGAGAGAAGCACAATGAGAATGGG gTGGGGAATCAGCGTGTGGAGCTCACGCTGTCAGAGCTGCAGGAGATGGCCACCCGGCAGCAGCAACAGATCGAGGCTCAGCAGCAGATGCTTGTTGCAAag gagCAACGTTTGCGTTACCTGAAGCAGCAGGAAAGGCGGCAGCAGCAAACCGTGTCTGAGAGCGAGAAGCTGCAGAGGCTCAAGGAGCGCGTGGAGAGCCAGGAGGCGAAGCTCAAAAAGATCCGAGCTATGAGAGGCCAGGTGGACTACAGCAAGGTCATCAACGGCAACTTGT CGGCAGAGATCGAACAAGTCACCAGTTTGTTTCAAGAGAAGCAGGCTGAGTTGCAGACGGCCGTGCTGAGGGTGGAGCAGCTCAGCCTGCAGCTGGAAGACCTACGAAGAGGAAAGCTCAACGGCATACAGACCGGCCTGGGTGGCCAAGTGACCGGCGCAGCGGCCTTGGAGCTCAGAAAGCTTTACCAAGAACTTCAG ATTCGGAACAAGCTGAACCAGGAGCAGAACAgcaagctgcagcagcagaaggagCTTCTGAACAAGCGCAACATGGAAGTGACGCTCATGGACAAGCGGATCAGCGAGCTGCGGGAACGCCTCTACAAGAAAAAAGCTGAG CTCAATAGAGCCAATGGGCCTCCCTCCCCCCAACCGGCCCCTGGTACTCTGGGTCGGGTTGCTGCTGTTGGGCCCTACATCCAGGTTCCAGTACCAAGCCGACAGGATGGGGGCTACACCTTACCGCCTGACCCTCTGAAGCCTCAAACACTGGGTGTGAATAACCAAGCCAACCAGGGTCGTCCTAAATCAG ACGGTGTGCGAAAGCCTCCCGGTCCTTGGAAAGTGTCTGATTTAGACATCGTTGTGGACCCGGTACTCCCGTCCTTTCCAGAGTCACACCCGGGCCCCGGAGCCTCCAGTGGCTCTGACGGCACGTCCC CTAATGACACTGGTTGGCCCACCATAGGCAAGTCCAGCACAACTTTGAAACCTCCTGAGAGACGAGACTCAGGGTCCGACAGTCAGGGCAAGAGCCCCACCTCAGGCTCCCCCGTCACCCCAAATGCAGAAAAG GTGCTAGATCCAAAACTTGCTGTGTCCTCCCCTGCCATAACCAAGCCGCAGCCGCCGCCGTACGGATCCCACCTCACCTCCGCAAATATAGCCAGCTCCTTGGAGCGCCGCAAAGATGCACCGCCCCCGCGGCCCCTTCCAGCCCCCCCGGCGCCCGCGTGGCCCCGTGTGCCGTCCTCCACCGGCTCCTCCTCTCAGCAGATCCAGCAGCGGATCTCTGTGCCGCCGAGTCCCACCTTCCAGCCCAACGTTCCGCTCTTCCCTCCCGCGCTGAGCGAGCGTCTGGATCATCCGCCCGCCGTGGCAGTGCGCCCCTTCATCCCGGACAGAGGAACGCGGCCTCAGTCGCCCCGCAAGGGCCCACCTACCGTGAACTCTAGCTCCATTTATCACATGTATCTGCAGCATGCTGCGCCAAAGAGCCAACCGCTGAAGCCTGCTGTTAAAGCAG TCTATGGGAAGCCTGTTCTCTCCTCCAGCTCGACACCAGCATCCCCCCTGCCTTACGTCCAGGCAGGTGGAGCATTCCCGGCGCTCCAGGGCCTAGCCGGCAGTGACGACTCTGTGGACGGAGAACTTGACGATCCGGAGAGCTTCCAACCATCGGCACCTCCTCCCAGTGTGGAGAATATTCCACGGCCACTCAGTCCCACGAAGCTTACGCCTATGGTTCATTCCCCACTCCGTTACCAGAGCGACGCAGACCTGGAAGTGCTCCGTAAAAAGCTAGCCAACGCTCCTAGACCACTGAAAAAGCGGAGCTCGATCACAGAACCCGAGGGCCCCAGCGGACCCAACATTCAGAAACTTCTCTACCAGAGGTTTAACACTTTGGCTGGAGGCATAGAGGGAAATGGTGGCAGTGGATCAGGTGGGAGTAATGGCGGCGGTAATGGAACGCCGTTTTATCAGCCGGCTATTCCACCTGGATACCTGGGAGGCGATTCGCTGGCTGACACAAACAACGGCAACCTCCTCCCTGAGACGCAGCTACCGCCACCACCAGGAGGGGAGGAACCAGGCTCTGAGGCTTCCTCTACCAACGACGCCAATGACAACGAACCCAAGGCACCAGAAGGAGTTGCGGATCCAGGCGAGGAGGAGGAACCGGAGgacgacaacaacaacaacacaggaGGCTCTGAGGCATCTCTGCCCAGCCCGGTGCCAGAAGTCAGCAGTCCAGAGGAGAGCGGGATAGCAGTCTCTCAACCGCTG gaGAAGCGCACAAACCTGAAAAAACCCGACTCTGAGCGCACCGGTCATGGCTTCAGAGTCAAGTTTAATCCTTTAGCCCTGCTGCTTGATGCGTCACTAGAGGGAGAGTTTGATCTGGTTCAGAGGATCATCTATGAG GTGGAGAATCCCAGCACTCCCAACGATGAGGGCATCACACCTCTGCACAACGCAGTGTGTGCAGGACACCACCACATCGTCAAGTTCCTGCTAGATTTCGGTGTGAATGTCAATGCGGCAGACAGCGACGGATG GACTCCTCTTCACTGTGCCGCCTCCTGCAACAGTGTTCATCTCTGCAAACTGTTGGTGGAGTCAGGAGCCGCCATCTTTGCAAGCACCATTAGTGATGTGGAGACGGCAGCAGACAAATGTGAGGAAATGGAGGAGGGCTACatccagtgttcccagtttTTATACG gtgttcaggagaagctgggtGTGATGAACAAGGGCACGGTGTACGCTCTTTGGGACTACGAAGCCCAGAGTCCAGATGAGCTGTCGTTCAAGGAGGGAGACGCCATCACAATCCTGCGGCGGCAAGACGAAAATGAAACGGAGTGGTGGTGGTCACGGCTGGAGGACAAGGAGGGCTACGTGCCCCGCAACCTGCTCGGG CTTTGTCCTCGAATTAAGCCTCGTCAGCGCTCCCTGGCGTAA
- the ppp1r13bb gene encoding protein phosphatase 1, regulatory subunit 13Bb isoform X6, with translation MMPMILTVYLSDGEQTAAEVPITPETTCRDVVEFCKEPGESGCHLAEVWRGNERAIPFEHMMYEHLQKWGPRKQEVKFFLRHEDSPTESSDQGSQQSQDQTGRRTGNAGEKHNENGVGNQRVELTLSELQEMATRQQQQIEAQQQMLVAKEQRLRYLKQQERRQQQTVSESEKLQRLKERVESQEAKLKKIRAMRGQVDYSKVINGNLSAEIEQVTSLFQEKQAELQTAVLRVEQLSLQLEDLRRGKLNGIQTGLGGQVTGAAALELRKLYQELQIRNKLNQEQNSKLQQQKELLNKRNMEVTLMDKRISELRERLYKKKAEARQKENLPLNRANGPPSPQPAPGTLGRVAAVGPYIQVPVPSRQDGGYTLPPDPLKPQTLGVNNQANQGRPKSGKSSTTLKPPERRDSGSDSQGKSPTSGSPVTPNAEKVLDPKLAVSSPAITKPQPPPYGSHLTSANIASSLERRKDAPPPRPLPAPPAPAWPRVPSSTGSSSQQIQQRISVPPSPTFQPNVPLFPPALSERLDHPPAVAVRPFIPDRGTRPQSPRKGPPTVNSSSIYHMYLQHAAPKSQPLKPAVKAVYGKPVLSSSSTPASPLPYVQAGGAFPALQGLAGSDDSVDGELDDPESFQPSAPPPSVENIPRPLSPTKLTPMVHSPLRYQSDADLEVLRKKLANAPRPLKKRSSITEPEGPSGPNIQKLLYQRFNTLAGGIEGNGGSGSGGSNGGGNGTPFYQPAIPPGYLGGDSLADTNNGNLLPETQLPPPPGGEEPGSEASSTNDANDNEPKAPEGVADPGEEEEPEDDNNNNTGGSEASLPSPVPEVSSPEESGIAVSQPLEKRTNLKKPDSERTGHGFRVKFNPLALLLDASLEGEFDLVQRIIYEVENPSTPNDEGITPLHNAVCAGHHHIVKFLLDFGVNVNAADSDGWTPLHCAASCNSVHLCKLLVESGAAIFASTISDVETAADKCEEMEEGYIQCSQFLYGVQEKLGVMNKGTVYALWDYEAQSPDELSFKEGDAITILRRQDENETEWWWSRLEDKEGYVPRNLLGLCPRIKPRQRSLA, from the exons GGAGTCAGCAGTCGCAGGATCAAACTGGTCGCAGAACTGGCAACGCTGGAGAGAAGCACAATGAGAATGGG gTGGGGAATCAGCGTGTGGAGCTCACGCTGTCAGAGCTGCAGGAGATGGCCACCCGGCAGCAGCAACAGATCGAGGCTCAGCAGCAGATGCTTGTTGCAAag gagCAACGTTTGCGTTACCTGAAGCAGCAGGAAAGGCGGCAGCAGCAAACCGTGTCTGAGAGCGAGAAGCTGCAGAGGCTCAAGGAGCGCGTGGAGAGCCAGGAGGCGAAGCTCAAAAAGATCCGAGCTATGAGAGGCCAGGTGGACTACAGCAAGGTCATCAACGGCAACTTGT CGGCAGAGATCGAACAAGTCACCAGTTTGTTTCAAGAGAAGCAGGCTGAGTTGCAGACGGCCGTGCTGAGGGTGGAGCAGCTCAGCCTGCAGCTGGAAGACCTACGAAGAGGAAAGCTCAACGGCATACAGACCGGCCTGGGTGGCCAAGTGACCGGCGCAGCGGCCTTGGAGCTCAGAAAGCTTTACCAAGAACTTCAG ATTCGGAACAAGCTGAACCAGGAGCAGAACAgcaagctgcagcagcagaaggagCTTCTGAACAAGCGCAACATGGAAGTGACGCTCATGGACAAGCGGATCAGCGAGCTGCGGGAACGCCTCTACAAGAAAAAAGCTGAGGCACgtcaaaaagaaaatctccct CTCAATAGAGCCAATGGGCCTCCCTCCCCCCAACCGGCCCCTGGTACTCTGGGTCGGGTTGCTGCTGTTGGGCCCTACATCCAGGTTCCAGTACCAAGCCGACAGGATGGGGGCTACACCTTACCGCCTGACCCTCTGAAGCCTCAAACACTGGGTGTGAATAACCAAGCCAACCAGGGTCGTCCTAAATCAG GCAAGTCCAGCACAACTTTGAAACCTCCTGAGAGACGAGACTCAGGGTCCGACAGTCAGGGCAAGAGCCCCACCTCAGGCTCCCCCGTCACCCCAAATGCAGAAAAG GTGCTAGATCCAAAACTTGCTGTGTCCTCCCCTGCCATAACCAAGCCGCAGCCGCCGCCGTACGGATCCCACCTCACCTCCGCAAATATAGCCAGCTCCTTGGAGCGCCGCAAAGATGCACCGCCCCCGCGGCCCCTTCCAGCCCCCCCGGCGCCCGCGTGGCCCCGTGTGCCGTCCTCCACCGGCTCCTCCTCTCAGCAGATCCAGCAGCGGATCTCTGTGCCGCCGAGTCCCACCTTCCAGCCCAACGTTCCGCTCTTCCCTCCCGCGCTGAGCGAGCGTCTGGATCATCCGCCCGCCGTGGCAGTGCGCCCCTTCATCCCGGACAGAGGAACGCGGCCTCAGTCGCCCCGCAAGGGCCCACCTACCGTGAACTCTAGCTCCATTTATCACATGTATCTGCAGCATGCTGCGCCAAAGAGCCAACCGCTGAAGCCTGCTGTTAAAGCAG TCTATGGGAAGCCTGTTCTCTCCTCCAGCTCGACACCAGCATCCCCCCTGCCTTACGTCCAGGCAGGTGGAGCATTCCCGGCGCTCCAGGGCCTAGCCGGCAGTGACGACTCTGTGGACGGAGAACTTGACGATCCGGAGAGCTTCCAACCATCGGCACCTCCTCCCAGTGTGGAGAATATTCCACGGCCACTCAGTCCCACGAAGCTTACGCCTATGGTTCATTCCCCACTCCGTTACCAGAGCGACGCAGACCTGGAAGTGCTCCGTAAAAAGCTAGCCAACGCTCCTAGACCACTGAAAAAGCGGAGCTCGATCACAGAACCCGAGGGCCCCAGCGGACCCAACATTCAGAAACTTCTCTACCAGAGGTTTAACACTTTGGCTGGAGGCATAGAGGGAAATGGTGGCAGTGGATCAGGTGGGAGTAATGGCGGCGGTAATGGAACGCCGTTTTATCAGCCGGCTATTCCACCTGGATACCTGGGAGGCGATTCGCTGGCTGACACAAACAACGGCAACCTCCTCCCTGAGACGCAGCTACCGCCACCACCAGGAGGGGAGGAACCAGGCTCTGAGGCTTCCTCTACCAACGACGCCAATGACAACGAACCCAAGGCACCAGAAGGAGTTGCGGATCCAGGCGAGGAGGAGGAACCGGAGgacgacaacaacaacaacacaggaGGCTCTGAGGCATCTCTGCCCAGCCCGGTGCCAGAAGTCAGCAGTCCAGAGGAGAGCGGGATAGCAGTCTCTCAACCGCTG gaGAAGCGCACAAACCTGAAAAAACCCGACTCTGAGCGCACCGGTCATGGCTTCAGAGTCAAGTTTAATCCTTTAGCCCTGCTGCTTGATGCGTCACTAGAGGGAGAGTTTGATCTGGTTCAGAGGATCATCTATGAG GTGGAGAATCCCAGCACTCCCAACGATGAGGGCATCACACCTCTGCACAACGCAGTGTGTGCAGGACACCACCACATCGTCAAGTTCCTGCTAGATTTCGGTGTGAATGTCAATGCGGCAGACAGCGACGGATG GACTCCTCTTCACTGTGCCGCCTCCTGCAACAGTGTTCATCTCTGCAAACTGTTGGTGGAGTCAGGAGCCGCCATCTTTGCAAGCACCATTAGTGATGTGGAGACGGCAGCAGACAAATGTGAGGAAATGGAGGAGGGCTACatccagtgttcccagtttTTATACG gtgttcaggagaagctgggtGTGATGAACAAGGGCACGGTGTACGCTCTTTGGGACTACGAAGCCCAGAGTCCAGATGAGCTGTCGTTCAAGGAGGGAGACGCCATCACAATCCTGCGGCGGCAAGACGAAAATGAAACGGAGTGGTGGTGGTCACGGCTGGAGGACAAGGAGGGCTACGTGCCCCGCAACCTGCTCGGG CTTTGTCCTCGAATTAAGCCTCGTCAGCGCTCCCTGGCGTAA